In Mesoplodon densirostris isolate mMesDen1 chromosome 5, mMesDen1 primary haplotype, whole genome shotgun sequence, a single window of DNA contains:
- the B4GALT4 gene encoding beta-1,4-galactosyltransferase 4 encodes MSFNVTFHLSYKFRLLLLFTLCLTVVGWATSNYFVGAIQEIPKAKDLMASLNKGVVLGKKGTVTEEASVKKANLNNCSSVSPHLQGQNKLVFKPDLTLEEVQAENPKVHRGRYHPEECRALQRVAILIPHRHREKHLLYLLEHLHPFLQRQQLEYGIYVIHQAGSKKFNRAKLLNVGYLEALKDEIWDCFIFHDVDLVPENDLNLYKCEDQPRHLVVGRNSTGYRLRYSGYFGGVTALSREQFFKVNGFSNNYWGWGGEDDDLRLRVELHRMKITRPLPEVGKYTMIFHNRDQGNEVNIERMKLLHQVSRVWRTDGLSSCDYKLLSVDYNPLYVNITVDFWSGP; translated from the exons ATGAGCTTCAACGTAACTTTCCACCTTTCCTATAAATTCCGATTACTGTTGCTTTTTACTTTATGCCTGACGGTGGTTGGGTGGGCCACCAGTAACTACTTTGTGGGTGCTATTCAAGAGATTCCTAAAGCAAAGGATCTCATGGCTAGTTTGAACAAGGGTGTAGTTTTGGGGAAGAAAGGAACTGTGACAGAGGAAGCCTCTGTGAAAAAAGCAAACCTTAACAACTGCTCTTCTGTGTCTCCACACCTCc AAGGCCAGAACAAGCTCGTTTTCAAACCAGATCTCACTCTGGAAGAAGTACAGGCAGAAAACCCCAAGGTGCACAGAGGCCGGTATCACCCTGAGGAATGCAGGGCTTTGCAGCGGGTCGCCATCCTCATCCCTCACCGGCACAGAGAGAAGCACCTGCTGTACCTGCTAGAACACCTCCACCCCTTCTTGCAGAGGCAGCAGCTGGAGTATGGCATCTACGTCATCCACCAG GCTGGAAGTAAAAAGTTTAATCGCGCCAAACTCCTGAATGTGGGCTATCTAGAAGCTCTCAAGGATGAAATTTGGGACTGCTTCATATTCCATGATGTGGACCTGGTGCCCGAGAACGATTTGAACCTTTACAAGTGTGAGGATCAGCCCAGGCATCTGGTGGTTGGCAGGAACAGCACTGGGTACAG GTTACGTTACAGTGGGTATTTTGGGGGTGTTACTGCCCTAAGCCGAGAGCAGTTTTTCAAGGTGAATGGATTCTCTAACAACTACTGGGGATGGGGAGGCGAAGACGATGACCTCAGACTCAG GGTTGAGCTTCATAGAATGAAAATAACCCGGCCACTGCCTGAAGTGGGTAAATATACTATGATCTTCCACAATAGAGACCAAGGCAATGAGGTGAATATAGAACG GATGAAGCTCTTACATCAGGTGTCACGTGTCTGGAGAACAGATGGGTTGAGCAGTTGTGATTATAAATTACTCTCTGTGGATTACAATCCTTTATATGTCAACATCACAGTGGATTTCTGGTCTGGCCCATGA